In Papaver somniferum cultivar HN1 chromosome 9, ASM357369v1, whole genome shotgun sequence, the genomic stretch GTGACAGTTTATAACAGAAAATAGAGTGTACACAAAGTGTAAGctgttacccccccccccccccccaaactgAAGGCGTTGGAATTCTGACAGACTATAAACATTCAGTTTATCCTTTAACATGTGAAAGCGAGGACCCTGCATACCTTTAGTAAAGATGTCAGCCAACTGAGAAATGGTGAAGATATACACAAAACAAAGAGTCTTGGTCTGAACAAGCTCATGAACAAAATGAAAATCTAAAGCCATATGCTTCATCTTGCCGTGGAAAACAAGATTAGAAGCAAGATCCAGACTGTTGGTATTATCATAATGAATAGTAGGTGGTGAAGGAAGAAAAATGTATAAATTGTGCAAGAGATGACATAACCACACTACCTCAGCTGCAGTCTGAGCAAGAACACGATATTATGCCTCAGTACTTGAACACGCAACAGTGGTTTGTTTTTTAGCTGACCATGAGATGGGATTGTGACCAAAAAAGATGCAAAAACCACTAATGGAGCGTCTGTCATTTGGAGAACCGGCCCAATCTGTATCACTGAAGCCTTGCAAAGTAGACAAACCTTTGGAGAAGAATAAACCATGATCAATGGTGCCTTTTACATATCGTAAAATTCTCTTAGCAAcacaaaaatgagaagtaataggCTGATGCATGAACTGGCACACCCGATTCACAACAAAGCTAATTTCTGTACGTGTCCAAGTAAGATACTGAAGAACACCTACAAGAGAGCGATATTCTGTAGGGTTCTCTAAGAGTTCTTCATCATTAGCACTAAGTTTGGTTGTTGCGGAAGAAGGAGGAGAACAACTCTTAGCACCCACCATTTGTGTTTTGTCCAGAAGATCCAATGCATATTTGGTTTGACACACAAAAAGACCACTAGAGTTGTGTTTCACCTCAAGACCCAGAAAAAAATGAAGTGGGCCAAGATTTTTTAGTGGAAATGAGCTGCTTAAAGTAGATATCAATTCCTTACAGTAAGAAGTAGAAGAGCCTGTAAGGACAATATCATCCATATACCAGAAAGATTGTGATGCAAGAACCAACCTTTTGAACAAATAGAGAAGGATCAGCAGCTGAAGCATGAAATACAAGAGAAAGAAGAATGGTGTGCAGCTTGTCGTATCAAGCACGAGGGGCTTGTTTAAGACCATAGAACGACTTGTGAAGCTTGCATACATAGTCAAGGTGCTCAGG encodes the following:
- the LOC113311580 gene encoding uncharacterized protein LOC113311580, which encodes MDDIVLTGSSTSYCKELISTLSSSFPLKNLGPLHFFLGLEVKHNSSGLFVCQTKYALDLLDKTQMVGAKSCSPPSSATTKLSANDEELLENPTEYRSLVGVLQYLTWTRTEISFVVNRVCQFMHQPITSHFCVAKRILRYVKGTIDHGLFFSKGLSTLQGFSDTDWAGSPNDRRSISGFCIFFGHNPISWSAKKQTTVACSSTEA